One Peterkaempfera bronchialis DNA window includes the following coding sequences:
- a CDS encoding DUF5926 family protein, whose protein sequence is MAKQAAKKASQRKPSAATSQATAADPGSIPVVGAREPCPCGSGRRYKACHGREAAHAVQQLVQRPFEGLSGEADWVALRELVPAATAPLKLRDDVVGGEAPSVTLATVLPMAWPALRRADGAILLGLQTQSSSGDVSRDLADALEQALATEPGNPVPPRRPAPGGPRLQDLLDLSSPLELTVHSGFDFWLEDAESATGEVAASLERANAAIIPTERLHGVESAYWCSAPEKNHLRWVMTHPEEELLDALARLAGSGEASLGESTRLVGSFRAHGLTVPVWDLPREMSAADCEKPAAAFAERLARVLAEPAALTPEERRVRAGLVNRQITL, encoded by the coding sequence ATGGCCAAGCAGGCCGCCAAGAAGGCATCCCAGCGCAAGCCGTCCGCCGCCACGTCGCAGGCGACCGCCGCCGACCCCGGGTCGATCCCGGTCGTCGGCGCCCGCGAGCCCTGCCCCTGCGGGTCCGGCCGCCGGTACAAGGCATGCCACGGCCGGGAGGCCGCACACGCCGTGCAGCAGCTGGTGCAGCGCCCGTTCGAGGGGCTGTCGGGCGAGGCCGACTGGGTGGCGCTGCGCGAGCTGGTGCCTGCCGCCACCGCCCCGCTGAAGCTGCGGGACGACGTGGTCGGCGGCGAGGCGCCGTCGGTGACGCTGGCCACGGTGCTGCCGATGGCCTGGCCGGCGCTGCGCCGCGCGGACGGCGCGATCCTGCTGGGCCTTCAGACCCAGTCCTCCTCCGGCGATGTCAGCCGGGACCTGGCCGATGCCCTGGAGCAGGCGCTGGCGACCGAGCCCGGCAACCCGGTGCCGCCGCGCCGTCCGGCGCCGGGCGGTCCGCGACTCCAGGACCTGCTGGACCTGTCGTCGCCGCTGGAGCTCACGGTCCACAGCGGCTTCGACTTCTGGCTGGAGGACGCGGAGTCGGCCACCGGCGAGGTGGCCGCCTCGCTGGAGCGGGCGAACGCCGCGATCATCCCCACCGAGCGGCTGCACGGCGTGGAGTCGGCCTACTGGTGCAGCGCCCCGGAGAAGAACCATCTGCGCTGGGTGATGACGCACCCCGAGGAGGAGCTGCTGGACGCGCTGGCCCGGCTCGCCGGTTCGGGCGAGGCGTCCCTGGGCGAGTCCACCCGGCTGGTGGGCTCGTTCCGGGCGCATGGGCTGACCGTCCCGGTCTGGGACCTGCCCCGCGAGATGTCGGCTGCGGACTGCGAGAAGCCCGCTGCGGCGTTCGCGGAGCGGCTGGCGCGGGTGCTCGCCGAGCCCGCCGCGCTGACGCCGGAGGAGCGCCGGGTGCGGGCCGGTCTGGTGAACCGCCAGATCACGCTCTGA
- a CDS encoding ATP-binding protein, with amino-acid sequence MSSSGFGRSRQACFRPILRGHSLLGMRWHAVKEVSGVAFVMAHDVPTSSSMALPHGPACVGTARRRLRRELCARAVPDPVVDDAVLILSELLSNACRHARPLAPLLDLDRAAAGSAETGGVLVCWRVHDDGLLTLEVTDGGAVTRPRSARPSLTSRGGRGLSIVGRLAVDWGVRDAPGEVTVWAVLRVRARHARHGGPAVRPVAAAVDRPAAPAAERTRRTP; translated from the coding sequence ATGTCTTCTTCCGGCTTTGGGCGATCGCGCCAAGCCTGTTTCCGGCCCATTCTCCGTGGGCATTCACTTCTCGGCATGCGGTGGCATGCGGTGAAGGAGGTCTCGGGGGTGGCGTTCGTGATGGCGCACGATGTGCCGACTTCGTCGTCCATGGCATTGCCCCATGGCCCAGCGTGTGTCGGTACCGCGCGGCGACGCCTGCGCCGGGAACTCTGCGCCCGCGCGGTTCCGGACCCGGTGGTGGACGACGCGGTACTGATCCTCTCGGAACTGCTCAGCAACGCCTGTCGCCACGCCCGCCCGCTGGCCCCGCTGCTCGACCTGGACCGGGCTGCGGCGGGCTCCGCCGAGACCGGCGGCGTGCTGGTCTGCTGGCGGGTGCACGACGACGGGCTGCTGACCCTTGAGGTCACCGACGGCGGGGCGGTCACCAGGCCGCGCAGCGCCCGCCCCTCGCTTACCTCCCGTGGCGGCCGTGGACTCTCCATCGTCGGCAGGCTGGCGGTGGACTGGGGGGTGCGCGACGCCCCGGGCGAGGTGACGGTCTGGGCGGTGCTCCGCGTACGGGCCCGTCACGCCCGCCATGGCGGACCGGCCGTGAGACCGGTGGCCGCAGCGGTGGACCGGCCCGCCGCCCCGGCCGCCGAGCGCACCCGACGCACGCCGTGA
- a CDS encoding glycerophosphodiester phosphodiesterase, giving the protein MTTATPAPPVPLLAVPNRTAVRVVAHRGSSGAVPEHTLAAYRRAIEEGADALECDVRLTADGHLVCVHDRRVDRTSNGRGVVSTLELAQLAELDFGSWREEALPPEEPEAPDRDPELPVPGGRLPDPERSSVLTLERLLELVADAGRRVELAIETKHPTRYAGRVEAELLRMLHRFGLVGQDPRQPDGAGPGPVRIMSFSQLSLRRVREAAPSIPTVFLMERLPLRFRDGSLPRGVEIAGPGIELVRANPGFVARLHRAGHRVHVWTVDDPADVELCLRLGVDAIITNRPREVLDQLGR; this is encoded by the coding sequence GTGACGACAGCGACACCCGCCCCGCCCGTGCCCCTGCTGGCCGTGCCCAACCGCACCGCCGTCCGCGTCGTCGCCCATCGAGGCTCCTCCGGTGCCGTACCCGAGCACACCCTGGCGGCCTACCGCCGGGCGATCGAGGAGGGCGCGGACGCCCTGGAGTGCGATGTGCGGCTGACCGCCGACGGGCATCTGGTCTGTGTGCACGACCGCCGGGTGGACCGCACCTCCAACGGCCGAGGGGTGGTCTCCACGCTGGAGCTGGCCCAGCTGGCGGAGCTGGACTTCGGCTCCTGGCGGGAGGAGGCGCTGCCGCCGGAGGAGCCCGAGGCGCCGGACCGCGACCCGGAGCTGCCGGTGCCGGGCGGGCGGCTCCCCGATCCGGAGCGGTCCTCGGTGCTGACCCTGGAGCGGCTGCTGGAACTGGTCGCCGACGCCGGTCGCCGGGTCGAGCTGGCCATCGAGACCAAGCACCCCACCCGCTATGCGGGCCGGGTGGAGGCGGAGCTGCTGCGGATGCTGCACCGCTTCGGGCTGGTCGGGCAGGACCCCCGGCAGCCGGACGGGGCAGGGCCGGGGCCGGTGCGGATCATGAGCTTCTCGCAGCTGTCGCTGCGCCGGGTGCGGGAGGCGGCGCCGAGCATTCCGACGGTCTTCCTGATGGAGCGGCTGCCGCTGCGCTTCCGGGACGGCTCGCTGCCGCGCGGGGTGGAGATCGCCGGGCCCGGGATCGAGCTGGTGCGGGCCAACCCGGGCTTTGTGGCGCGACTGCACCGGGCGGGGCACCGGGTCCATGTGTGGACGGTGGACGATCCGGCGGATGTGGAGCTGTGCCTGCGGCTGGGCGTGGACGCCATCATCACCAACCGGCCCCGCGAGGTGCTGGACCAACTGGGCCGCTGA
- a CDS encoding purine-cytosine permease family protein: MSATDGHGAGDGGGDSGEAPLVLDTAPPRPLGFRDQAAFWANLGVSLIGFSSAATVLGTGRAQLSFAASVTAVLVGTAVGTAMLAVAAVIGARTGAPAMAVLRGLFGTRLSYVPTVLNIVQCVGWGVYELTVIAMGAEAMTHSREWHWLFVVLAGAVTTALTIRPLGVIGLLRRYVAVAVGASMVYFTVQLVRQGVPDPAAGNWHGFLGATDYVLAVSISFVPLAADYTRHSRTPRASFWGTFSGYTVAQVWCYVLGLMALLQVGGDESRIFDTFLGVTAGWAFFAVLVVREVDQSFANVYSTAMSVHNLFPRVDRRVLTVGIGALVTALALPVKEFSSWYYGFLGLIGSVFVPLLAVLAVDYYLGRGRRGGWDLSDSAPGRPLMLLPWLLGFVTYQFLAPSDIGGWWSGLWERVHDWVHFTPQEWTSASLFAFAVSALATWALTPLTRGGAGQTEGAERVGDAGQADAAARP, translated from the coding sequence ATGTCCGCCACCGACGGCCACGGCGCCGGCGACGGCGGCGGCGACAGCGGTGAGGCGCCGCTGGTGCTGGACACCGCACCGCCCCGTCCGCTGGGCTTCCGCGACCAGGCGGCGTTCTGGGCCAACCTCGGCGTCAGCCTGATCGGCTTCAGCAGCGCGGCGACGGTGCTGGGCACCGGACGGGCGCAGCTGTCCTTCGCCGCCTCGGTGACCGCCGTCCTGGTCGGCACGGCGGTCGGTACGGCGATGCTCGCGGTCGCCGCCGTGATCGGCGCCCGCACCGGCGCACCCGCGATGGCGGTGCTGCGCGGCCTCTTCGGCACCAGGCTGTCGTATGTGCCGACGGTGCTCAACATCGTGCAGTGCGTCGGCTGGGGCGTGTACGAGCTCACGGTGATCGCGATGGGCGCCGAGGCGATGACGCACAGCCGGGAGTGGCACTGGCTGTTCGTGGTGCTGGCGGGCGCGGTGACCACCGCGCTGACCATCAGGCCGCTGGGCGTGATCGGCCTGCTGCGCCGCTATGTGGCGGTCGCGGTGGGCGCGTCGATGGTGTACTTCACGGTGCAGCTGGTCCGGCAGGGCGTGCCGGACCCGGCGGCGGGCAACTGGCACGGCTTCCTGGGTGCCACCGACTACGTCCTGGCGGTGTCGATCTCGTTCGTCCCGCTGGCCGCCGACTACACCCGGCACTCGCGGACGCCGCGCGCCTCCTTCTGGGGCACCTTCTCCGGCTACACGGTGGCCCAGGTGTGGTGCTACGTGCTGGGGTTGATGGCGCTGCTCCAGGTCGGCGGGGACGAGAGCCGGATCTTCGACACCTTCCTCGGGGTCACCGCCGGCTGGGCGTTCTTCGCCGTGCTGGTGGTACGCGAGGTGGACCAGTCCTTCGCCAACGTGTACTCGACCGCGATGTCCGTGCACAACCTCTTCCCCAGGGTGGACCGGCGGGTGCTGACCGTCGGCATCGGGGCACTGGTGACGGCGCTGGCGCTGCCGGTGAAGGAGTTCAGCAGCTGGTACTACGGCTTCCTGGGGCTGATCGGTTCGGTCTTCGTCCCGCTGCTGGCCGTGCTGGCGGTCGACTACTACCTGGGCCGTGGCCGACGCGGCGGGTGGGACCTGTCGGACTCGGCGCCGGGCCGGCCGCTGATGCTGCTGCCGTGGCTGCTGGGCTTTGTCACGTACCAGTTCCTGGCGCCCTCCGACATCGGCGGCTGGTGGTCGGGGCTCTGGGAGCGGGTGCACGACTGGGTGCACTTCACCCCGCAGGAGTGGACCTCCGCCTCGCTCTTCGCCTTTGCCGTCTCCGCCCTGGCGACCTGGGCGCTGACGCCGCTGACCCGGGGCGGTGCCGGGCAGACCGAGGGCGCCGAGAGGGTCGGGGACGCCGGGCAGGCGGACGCCGCCGCCCGGCCGTAG
- a CDS encoding S1C family serine protease has product MSSEHESGFTGPQGAQPTGGHDAVGPAPDRTAQQPAVPSDGVPPASPAGQPSTAVPPPPSSYPPPQPPAPGHSADYAAGPSADYAAYPPPPAHSAPFGSGGTDADRSAWPPPGGHPFGAGHPVGGWTGPDHPGGSSTDGRGPRRKQGGLVALVAAVAIAAGGIGGGIGAWASGGSDSSSTASSTTVSSTVDKAALNRAPTSVAGIAAKALPSTVTIKAEGSQESGTGTGFVYDTEGHILTNNHVVAPAADGGKLTVKFSDGSSYAASVVGRAEGYDVAVVKLDNPPKDKLSPLPLGDSDKVAVGDATIAIGAPFGLEGTVTTGIVSAKDRPVASGDSTGAQASYMNALQTDASINPGNSGGPLLNAGGQVIGINSAIQSTSGGGGGNPFGQTEQAGSIGLGFAIPINQAKWVADTLIRTGQPVYAILGVLRNDNYNGDGAQIMPSPVQGTPAVTPDGPADKAGLKPGDVITKLDGVPIDSGPTLVSEIWSHRPGEHVQVVYTRNGETHTTTVTLGERKGDSK; this is encoded by the coding sequence GTGAGCAGCGAGCACGAGAGTGGGTTCACCGGGCCGCAGGGGGCGCAGCCCACCGGCGGCCACGACGCGGTGGGTCCGGCTCCCGACCGTACGGCGCAGCAGCCCGCCGTGCCGTCGGACGGTGTGCCGCCCGCCTCCCCGGCGGGTCAGCCGTCCACGGCCGTTCCGCCGCCGCCGTCGTCCTACCCGCCGCCGCAGCCCCCAGCGCCCGGCCACTCCGCCGACTACGCTGCCGGCCCCTCCGCCGACTACGCGGCCTACCCGCCGCCGCCCGCGCACAGCGCGCCGTTCGGCTCCGGCGGGACCGACGCCGACCGCTCCGCCTGGCCGCCGCCCGGCGGCCACCCCTTCGGCGCCGGCCACCCCGTCGGCGGCTGGACCGGCCCCGACCACCCGGGCGGCTCCTCCACCGACGGCCGGGGCCCGCGCCGGAAGCAGGGCGGACTGGTCGCCCTGGTCGCCGCCGTGGCCATCGCCGCCGGCGGCATCGGCGGCGGCATCGGAGCCTGGGCCTCCGGCGGCTCCGACTCCAGCTCCACCGCGAGCAGCACCACCGTCTCCTCCACCGTGGACAAGGCCGCCCTCAACCGCGCCCCCACCAGCGTCGCCGGCATCGCCGCCAAGGCCCTGCCCAGCACCGTCACCATCAAGGCCGAGGGGTCCCAGGAGTCCGGCACCGGCACCGGCTTCGTCTACGACACCGAGGGCCACATCCTCACCAACAACCACGTGGTCGCCCCCGCCGCCGACGGCGGCAAGCTGACCGTCAAGTTCTCCGACGGCTCCAGCTACGCCGCCTCCGTGGTCGGCCGCGCCGAGGGCTACGACGTCGCCGTGGTCAAGCTGGACAACCCGCCCAAGGACAAGCTCAGCCCGCTCCCCCTCGGCGACTCCGACAAGGTCGCCGTCGGCGACGCCACCATCGCCATCGGCGCCCCCTTCGGCCTGGAGGGCACCGTCACCACCGGCATCGTCAGCGCCAAGGACCGCCCCGTCGCCTCCGGCGACTCCACCGGCGCCCAGGCTTCCTACATGAACGCCCTGCAGACCGACGCCTCCATCAACCCCGGCAACTCCGGCGGCCCGCTGCTCAACGCCGGCGGCCAGGTCATCGGCATCAACTCGGCCATCCAGTCCACCAGCGGTGGCGGCGGCGGCAACCCCTTCGGCCAGACCGAGCAGGCCGGCAGCATCGGCCTCGGCTTCGCCATCCCCATCAACCAGGCCAAGTGGGTCGCCGACACCCTCATCAGGACCGGCCAGCCCGTCTACGCCATCCTCGGCGTGCTCCGCAACGACAACTACAACGGCGACGGCGCCCAGATCATGCCGTCCCCCGTCCAGGGCACCCCCGCCGTCACCCCCGACGGCCCCGCCGACAAGGCCGGCCTCAAGCCCGGCGACGTCATCACCAAGCTCGACGGCGTGCCCATCGACAGCGGACCGACCCTGGTCAGCGAGATCTGGTCGCACCGGCCCGGCGAGCACGTCCAGGTCGTCTACACCCGCAACGGCGAGACCCACACCACCACCGTCACCCTCGGCGAGCGCAAGGGCGACTCCAAGTAG
- a CDS encoding serine/threonine-protein kinase: MAVGLGPDDPSEVGGGRYRLVARLGQGGMGTVYLGRTLAGRAVAVKVIRRELGADPGFRRRFGQEVDAARRVSGFHTAAVVDADASADRPWLVTEYIAAPSLDQVIDRHGPLPEAALYALGAGLAEALAAIHAVGVVHRDLKPSNILLAEDGPRVIDFGIARALDRTQVTLTGYQVGTPGFLAPEQLTGADVTLSVDVFALGVVLCRAAGAAPFGEGPAEAMLYRVVHGEPNLGALPADLRGVVGACLAKDPSSRPTPTEILRRLAAGPDSADSDWLTVPLRTVIDEHREAATALIRTAAGYAGSARTVRTVRTAQAQVGSGEDRPTALASPAPTPATAPPWPSGKRSFDVVGHDSGERLRLGVALSVGLLLGTWGVLLVIMFVSILLRSHEDGGWGTLVFFGVAPLMAGTALSVWGIRRVRARVDGLVLDGRGIHLLTRPLTFRPWTDTAELTVERCRGPWGLSQSHLGLWLVARSPQLQAVPLVPVDRLGEPVDLVLRAAAEIGGVSVSRT; the protein is encoded by the coding sequence ATGGCGGTCGGGCTGGGGCCGGACGATCCATCAGAGGTGGGCGGCGGGCGCTATCGGTTGGTCGCCAGGCTGGGGCAGGGCGGGATGGGCACGGTCTACCTCGGCAGGACCCTGGCTGGGCGCGCGGTGGCCGTGAAGGTGATCCGCCGGGAGCTGGGTGCCGACCCCGGGTTCCGGCGACGGTTCGGGCAGGAGGTCGATGCCGCGCGGCGGGTGAGCGGCTTCCACACGGCGGCCGTCGTGGATGCCGACGCTTCCGCCGACCGGCCGTGGCTGGTCACCGAGTACATTGCGGCACCCTCTCTGGACCAGGTGATCGATCGGCACGGTCCGCTGCCGGAGGCGGCCCTGTACGCGCTGGGGGCCGGGCTCGCGGAGGCCTTGGCCGCCATCCACGCGGTGGGCGTCGTGCACCGCGATCTCAAACCGAGCAACATCCTGCTCGCCGAGGACGGTCCGCGTGTCATCGACTTCGGTATCGCCCGCGCGCTGGACCGGACGCAGGTCACCCTGACCGGCTATCAGGTGGGAACGCCCGGCTTCCTCGCCCCCGAGCAGCTGACCGGAGCGGATGTCACCTTGTCCGTCGACGTCTTCGCCCTGGGCGTCGTGCTGTGCCGAGCTGCGGGCGCCGCCCCGTTCGGCGAGGGTCCTGCGGAGGCCATGCTCTACCGCGTCGTGCATGGGGAGCCGAATCTGGGAGCCCTCCCCGCAGACCTGCGCGGCGTCGTGGGGGCGTGTCTCGCGAAGGACCCGTCGTCCAGGCCCACTCCCACGGAGATCCTGCGGCGGCTCGCCGCCGGACCTGACAGTGCCGACTCCGACTGGCTGACCGTTCCACTTCGTACTGTGATCGACGAGCACCGCGAGGCGGCTACCGCGCTCATACGCACCGCCGCCGGATACGCAGGGTCGGCACGGACGGTACGGACGGTACGGACGGCACAGGCTCAGGTCGGATCGGGGGAGGACCGTCCGACCGCACTCGCATCTCCGGCCCCGACACCGGCAACCGCGCCACCGTGGCCATCCGGGAAGCGGAGCTTCGATGTGGTGGGCCACGACTCCGGTGAGCGACTCCGGCTGGGTGTCGCCCTGTCCGTCGGGCTGCTGCTCGGCACCTGGGGTGTGCTCCTCGTCATCATGTTCGTCTCCATCCTGCTGAGATCCCACGAGGACGGAGGCTGGGGCACCTTGGTGTTCTTCGGCGTCGCTCCGCTCATGGCAGGGACGGCCTTGTCCGTCTGGGGCATCCGTCGGGTACGCGCCCGGGTCGACGGCCTGGTCCTCGACGGACGGGGCATCCATCTCCTGACCCGGCCGTTGACCTTCCGACCCTGGACGGACACGGCCGAACTGACCGTGGAGCGCTGCCGTGGCCCCTGGGGGCTCAGCCAGTCCCACCTCGGTCTCTGGCTGGTGGCCAGGTCGCCGCAATTGCAGGCGGTCCCCTTGGTACCGGTCGACCGGCTCGGAGAGCCCGTCGACCTGGTCCTGCGGGCGGCAGCCGAGATCGGCGGAGTATCCGTCAGCCGCACCTGA
- a CDS encoding DUF1152 domain-containing protein: MTGLLIAAGGGGDAIAAAIVHAALHGPHHPAVILTYAWDRLAVDPLPGPRTPAAEHTATAAAILDWHPSEATALLVAATRGIHGTCEVRDAGLPVHLTAHSAAVHTLDADTALHTNHLAAALLATNALAQAEQLSRNLYGFSEIDHERTKATRLTQHPPPPFDPAAIPDQLDRFHTEARTRGTHYATLRRIAEALRTPGPHRAALRHHLTTTHPQLHQPPLWRIPNAERT; this comes from the coding sequence GTGACCGGACTTCTCATCGCTGCCGGAGGCGGCGGCGACGCCATCGCCGCCGCGATCGTCCACGCCGCCCTTCACGGACCCCACCACCCGGCCGTGATCCTCACCTACGCCTGGGACCGCCTCGCCGTCGACCCGCTCCCCGGCCCCCGCACCCCCGCCGCCGAACACACCGCCACCGCCGCCGCCATCCTCGACTGGCACCCCTCCGAGGCCACCGCCCTCCTCGTCGCCGCCACCCGAGGCATCCACGGCACCTGCGAAGTCCGTGACGCCGGCCTACCCGTCCACCTCACCGCCCACAGCGCCGCCGTCCACACGCTCGACGCAGACACCGCCCTCCACACCAACCACCTCGCCGCCGCCCTGCTCGCCACCAACGCCCTCGCCCAAGCCGAACAGCTCAGCCGCAACCTCTACGGCTTCTCCGAGATCGACCACGAACGCACCAAAGCCACCCGACTCACCCAGCACCCGCCACCCCCCTTCGACCCAGCCGCGATCCCCGACCAACTCGACCGCTTCCACACCGAAGCCCGCACCCGAGGCACCCACTACGCCACCCTCCGCCGCATCGCCGAAGCCCTCCGCACCCCCGGCCCCCACCGCGCCGCCCTCCGCCACCACCTCACCACCACCCACCCCCAACTCCACCAACCCCCGCTCTGGCGCATCCCGAACGCTGAGCGCACCTGA
- a CDS encoding GntR family transcriptional regulator: protein MVGGGSAKQPKYQRIAEALKASVHSGEYRPGDRLPGENDLMDTYGVARMTARQALGVLQSEGIAEARKGAGVFVRDFRPVRRRGIQRLAADRWGAGQSIWSADIDSRELLVDHVTVTHQPAPAPVAAILGLDPDDTVCVRTRRFVLDGKPVLLSTSYLPADLVAGSPITREDTGPGGTYARLAELGAKPVHFREEIRSRMPTSTEADDLKLPAGTPVILVCRTAFTDDGRPVEVNEMTLDAASYILEYDFDA from the coding sequence ATGGTCGGCGGAGGCAGCGCCAAGCAGCCGAAGTACCAGCGGATCGCCGAGGCGCTCAAGGCGTCCGTCCACTCGGGCGAGTACCGCCCCGGAGATCGGCTCCCGGGCGAGAACGACCTGATGGACACCTATGGCGTCGCCCGTATGACGGCCCGCCAGGCGCTCGGCGTGCTCCAGAGCGAGGGCATCGCCGAGGCCCGCAAGGGCGCGGGCGTCTTCGTCCGCGACTTCCGCCCGGTCCGGCGCAGGGGCATCCAGCGGCTGGCGGCGGACCGCTGGGGCGCCGGGCAGTCCATCTGGTCCGCCGACATCGACAGCCGCGAACTCCTCGTGGACCACGTGACCGTCACTCACCAACCCGCCCCCGCGCCCGTCGCCGCCATCCTCGGCCTCGATCCCGACGACACCGTGTGCGTCCGCACCCGCCGCTTCGTCCTGGACGGCAAACCGGTCCTGCTCTCCACCTCCTACCTGCCCGCCGACCTGGTCGCGGGATCCCCGATCACCCGCGAGGACACCGGCCCCGGCGGCACCTACGCCCGCCTCGCCGAACTCGGCGCCAAACCCGTCCACTTCCGCGAGGAGATCCGCTCCCGCATGCCCACCTCCACCGAAGCCGACGACCTGAAGCTCCCCGCCGGCACCCCGGTCATCCTGGTCTGCCGCACCGCCTTCACCGACGACGGCCGCCCCGTCGAGGTGAACGAAATGACCCTGGACGCAGCCTCGTACATCCTCGAATACGACTTCGACGCCTGA
- a CDS encoding ATP-binding protein — protein MAQAAEHRDPGADPLRIGELRLEPLPSSVPQARRWFDRLAEGLDWVGGRDECRLLLCELVTNAIVYACVRGPWCVRVVWWRSGRALRVEVHDPDAASPALMRRARAEETGGRGLYLVDAFADDWGVAYPEGAGKCVWFRLDRVFAGLVGGDGR, from the coding sequence ATGGCGCAAGCCGCGGAGCACCGGGACCCGGGCGCGGATCCGCTGCGGATCGGGGAACTGCGGCTTGAGCCGCTGCCCTCGTCCGTACCCCAGGCCCGGCGCTGGTTCGACCGGCTGGCCGAGGGGCTGGACTGGGTGGGCGGGCGGGACGAGTGCCGGCTGCTGCTGTGCGAGCTGGTCACAAACGCGATCGTGTACGCATGCGTGCGCGGGCCCTGGTGCGTGCGGGTGGTGTGGTGGCGCAGCGGCAGGGCGCTCCGGGTGGAGGTCCACGACCCGGATGCGGCGTCGCCCGCGCTCATGCGGCGGGCCCGGGCGGAGGAGACCGGCGGGCGCGGGCTGTATCTGGTGGACGCGTTCGCCGACGACTGGGGCGTCGCCTACCCGGAGGGAGCGGGCAAGTGCGTCTGGTTCCGGCTGGACCGGGTCTTCGCGGGCCTGGTCGGCGGTGATGGCCGGTGA
- a CDS encoding ArsR/SmtB family transcription factor — protein sequence MATGGGGDFVDPPAEVLAEAAAAFGLLASPARLHIVWALAQGESDVSGLAERVGGALPAVSQHLAKLKLAGLVRSRREGRRVVYLVDHPDVVTMVRWLVGQLTERAEQTEYTRHTKRTERAEHGVAPGRIRGLGA from the coding sequence GTGGCGACAGGCGGCGGCGGCGACTTCGTGGACCCGCCTGCCGAGGTGCTGGCCGAGGCCGCGGCGGCCTTCGGCCTGCTGGCCTCGCCCGCCCGGCTGCACATCGTCTGGGCGCTGGCGCAGGGCGAGAGCGATGTGAGCGGGCTCGCGGAGCGGGTGGGCGGTGCGCTGCCGGCCGTGAGCCAGCATCTGGCGAAGCTGAAGCTGGCCGGGCTGGTCCGCTCGCGGCGGGAGGGGCGGCGGGTGGTGTACCTGGTGGACCACCCGGACGTGGTGACCATGGTCCGCTGGCTGGTGGGCCAGCTGACCGAGCGAGCCGAGCAGACCGAGTACACCAGGCACACCAAGCGCACCGAGCGAGCCGAGCACGGGGTGGCACCGGGACGCATCCGTGGCCTGGGCGCCTGA